From the Nodularia sphaerocarpa UHCC 0038 genome, the window GACCACTGTTGACTGTTGACTGTTAACTGATTTCAGGTGGGCCATCCTGGACTCGAACCAGGGACCTCACCCTTATCAGGGGTGCGCTCTAACCACCTGAGCTAATAGCCCATTATCCGAACCAAATCTATAGTTTGAAAGCTCAACAAATACTCGCGACCGACCTAGGAATGACCAACTCAGTATCTAATCACAATTTGTTTTCGATGTTTGAGTGGATTCGGTCTCCCTAAAAGGAGGTGATCCAGCCACACCTTCCGGTACGGCTACCTTGTTACGACTTCACCCCAGTCACCAGACCTGCCTTCGGCATCCCCCTCTCCGAAAAGTTGGGGTAACGACTTCGGGCGTGACCAGCTTCCATGGTGTGACGGGCGGTGTGTACAAGGCCCGGGAACGAATTCACTGCAGTATGCTGACCTGCAATTACTAGCGATTCCGACTTCACGCAGGCGAGTTGCAGCCTGCGATCTGAACTGAGCTACGGTTTCTGAGATTGGCATCACATTGCTGTGTAGCTACCCTTTGTCCGTAGCATTGTAGTACGTGTGTAGCCCAAGACGTAAGGGGCATGCTGACTTGACGTCATCCCCACCTTCCTCCGGTTTGTCACCGGCAGTCTCTCTAGAGTGCCCAACTTAATGCTGGCAACTAAAAACGAGGGTTGCGCTCGTTGCGGGACTTAACCCAACATCTCACGACACGAGCTGACGACAGCCATGCACCACCTGTGTTCGCGCTCCCGAAGGCACTCTTCCCTTTCAAGAAGATTCGCGACATGTCAAGTCTTGGTAAGGTTCTTCGCGTTGCATCGAATTAAACCACATACTCCACCGCTTGTGCGGGCCCCCGTCAATTCCTTTGAGTTTCACACTTGCGTGCGTACTCCCCAGGCGGGATACTTAACGCGTTAGCTACGGCACGGCTTGGGTCGATACAAGCCACGCCTAGTATCCATCGTTTACGGCTAGGACTACTGGGGTATCTAATCCCATTCGCTCCCCTAGCTTTCGTCCCTCAGTGTCAGTTGCGGCCTAGTAGAGCGCCTTCGCCACTGGTGTTCTTCCTGATATCTACGCATTTCACCGCTACACCAGGAATTCCCTCTACCCCGAACGCACTCTAGCCTTGTAGTTTCCACTGCTTTTACCTAGTTAAGCTAGGTTCTTTAACAGCAGACTTACATAGCCACCTGCGGACCCTTTACGCCCAATCATTCCGGATAACGCTTGCATCCTCCGTATTACCGCGGCTGCTGGCACGGAGTTAGCCGATGCTTATTCCTCAGGTACCGTCATTTTTTTCTTCCCTGAGAAAAGAGGTTTACAACCCAAGAGCCTTCCTCCCTCACGCGGTATTGCTCCGTCAGGCTTTCGCCCATTGCGGAAAATTCCCCACTGCTGCCTCCCGTAGGAGTCTGGGCCGTGTCTCAGTCCCAGTGTGGCTGATCATCCTCTCAGACCAGCTACTGATCGTCGCCTAGGTGCGCTTTTACCACACCTACTAGCTAATCAGACGCGAGCTCATCTTCAGGCAGCAAGCCTTTCACCTCTCGGCATATCCGGTATTAGCCACAGTTTCCCGTGGTTGTCCCCGACCTGAAGCTAGATTCTCACGCGTTACTCACCCGTCCGCCACTATCTCCGAAGAGACCGTTCGACTTGCATGTGTTAAGCATACCGCCAGCGTTCATCCTGAGCCAGGATCAAACTCTCCGTTTTGGTTTGTTTGTTTTAGCTCTTTCTTGACTACTGTTTTTTAACTTTAGTCTCGTTATTTTATTGACTTGACGCGCAATATTTGCTGTATAATTGCTTTCAAACTATAATATTTTCAAGGTTCGGTGTGTCTTCAAAACGCCGCTCTTTGGCGCTCGTCTCTCAGGCACTTATCTAATATAACGAGCGCTCCTATCTTTGTCAACACTTTTTTCAATTTATTTTGAATCTATTTTTTTGTGCGCCTGAAAGCCTTGTGGGGTAGGGATTTTAGGATATAGTATTCTTGGAAATTAAAAAGATAGTAATTAAATCGTGAGCAAATTTGGTGTTTTACCGCCTTGGGTAGTTCTAGATCCTTTACTGCGTGGCTGGTTGCTGGAAGATATTGGTCGGGGCGATCGCACTACAAATAGCCTATTATCGGAAGATGTCACCCCAGGAACAGCTAAATGGGTGGCTAAAGCACCAGGGATAATTGCTGGCTTACCTGTTGCAGCTAGGGTGTTTGAGCTTTTAAATGAGAAAGTTATTTTTGAGGTTGTGGTGGCTGACGGTACAAGATGTGAGCCGGGACAGGTTATAGCAGAAATTCATGGTTCCCTCGATGCGTTGCTGATGGGGGAACGGGTGGCGCTGAATTTGGCTATGGGTTTGAGTGGAATTTCTACGCTCACACATATATATGTAGAGCGAATAGCGGATTTACCTGCTCAGTTGGTGGATACGCGCAAGACTACGCCTGGGTTGAGACTGTTGGAGAAGTACGCGACGGCTGTAGGTGGGGCGATGAATCACCGGATCGGTTTGGATGATGCGGTGATGATTAAGGATAATCATATTGCTGCGGCTGGGGGTATTGCAGAAGCTATTACCCGGATTCGTTCTCGGATTCCTTTTCCTCTGACTATTGAGGTGGAGACGGAAAGTTTGGAGCAGGTGAAAGTAGCTTTAGAGCATAAAGCGGATATTATTATGTTGGATAATATGCCTGTGGATATGATGCGTCAGGCTGTGGAGTTGATTCGTCAGCAGGATAGTAGGGTGAAGATTGAGGCTTCTGGAAATGTGACTTTGGAGACGATTCGCACTGTGGCTGAGACTGGGGTTGACTATATATCTAGTAGTGCGCCAATTACTCAGTCAAAATGGTTGGATTTGAGTATGAGGATTACTGTTTAAAGTTTAGGCTGATCATCTCACTGGAAAATTGGGATCATTGGCGAGTAAGATTTATCTCACGCAGAGGCGCAGAGGCGCAGAGAGAATGAGGATTTGGAGGGTGAAGTCTCAAAATTCCGTTTCTTGGTGCGACCAGTCTATGATTTTATGCTCTACTCACGAAATTTCCAGTTGTCACTTATTATGTAAGTATAAAAAGTTGTTAAGCTTCTCTGTAATTAGGCTGATTACTTGAATTTTAATAATGAGTTAAGGTGTAAATTAACCTGTAAAGATAACACATTGTTTTTACGCTGGAGGAAAAATATATGTCTATTAAAGATAGTTCTAAATCAGTTGGTTCAGGGATTGCTATCTCGTCATCAAAAATAGCTTTGAACGCATTCGAGAGTTATGTTGAGGATAAGCTGAATGAAAAGACGGAGAAAAAGGAGTCTAAAAATTTAAATAATAAGGTCGATGTCAATGCACCCAAATCCTTCTGAAGTTCTCCGATTATTTTCTCATTTACAGGATCGTTTATATCATGGTGATACTGTAAAAAAAGCAATCACTCAAATTTGTAATCATACCAGAGATACAAGTATTATTAATACGTGTCAAGTCATAGCTGAACTTCTAGAAATAGAATTTGAAATAAAGTTTGAACAGGTTGATATTAATCGGCATTTTCAAGCAGTTAAAAAATTGCAAAAGCATCAGAGTTGGGTATTGGAAACATATCAAGAAATTCAAAAAAAAGTAGGTGATTATAACCGGAGATGGTCTGAACCTTTGTTGAAAATAATAGATCCTCAGTTAGCCAGATTGTCACAGCTAATTATACTTCTGGACAGAGAACCTGATATTTGTGACAATAATGGAAATGTTATCCGTCCTAATGATTTGGTTGTGTACCCTTGCAAAGATGAGAAAGATAGGTCTTATGAACACTACGGTGTTGTAAGAGCAACTCCAAATGGTTATAGGGTTGCACACTTTTTTACAGGTGAGACAGTGAAACCAGAAGGTAAAATTGTCAGTGTGGGAATTGGATATGTCCATTTTGCTCCCTACACACCTAATTGGCTTTTTAAAGAACGTCCTGAAAAAGAGCATCCTGAAAAAGTTTCCGATATCCAAATTGAAGAGCGTATTCAGCAGTCAAAAGAAAAAATCCTCACTGCTAAAGATCCTCTCTGGAATATATTGCGCTATAACTGTGAACATTGGGCTAGAGAAATAGTCTATGGTGAACCATCATCTACACAAGCTATACGTTGAAGTTATAAATCCAGAATATTGGACTCACATAGACGATTGTTTTATTTCATTATCTTCAGTATTAACTCTCAAATTAGGTCACTTTTGGGCTATGTTACACTAAACTCCTCTGGTGTATCTGATTGGTGTCGTACACAAGGGCGGGCAGGATGCCCACCCCACAAGATGTATAGTATTAAAGTGTGTACTTCATTTACTTGCAAAGTGTTGTAATACTAATACAACCACTCCCGCGATCGCTCCAGGGAATGGTAATGTACGATAACAGTCTTCACTGTAATTACAGCATATTTAATTTTTGAGAGGTACACTAAGGCGGGCAGGATGCCCACCCCACAAGAGTTTTAGTATTAATAGCTGTATGTAACTAGATTTTAAAGCTAAAATAATTGAGCCTTTGAGAATATCTCACCATTAGGCAGGCTATAGCCTTGCACAAACAGATAACATTTATATATGAACGCTACACAAGAACAACTAAAACTTAAACTTGAGCAGGCTTTGGTGGCTGCTTTTGGCGATGAGTACGCCGGAGTAGATCCGATTTTGGTGACTGCGAGTAATCCTAAATTTGGTGATTATCAGGCAAATGTGGCTTTATCTCTGAGTAAAAGGTTGGGACAGCAACCAAGGGCGATCGCCTCTGCTATTGTGGAGAAATTAGATGTATCTAATTTTTGCGAAACACCAGAGATAGCTGGTCCTGGTTTTATCAATCTTAAGCTCAAAGTTGCATACTTAGAAGCACAACTCAACGCTATTCAGGCAGATTCTAGGTTAGGAGTTCCCAAGACGGAAACGCCAAAACGAGAAATTGTGGATTTCTCTAGTCCGAATATTGCTAAGGAAATGCACGTGGGACATTTGCGTTCTACGATTATCGGTGATTCTATCGCCCGGATTTTGGAATTTCAAGGACATGATGTACTGCGGTTAAATCATGTCGGTGATTGGGGTACGCAGTTTGGGATGTTAATTACCTACTTGCGGGAAGTTTACCCAGAAGCCTTAACTACTGCTAATGCTTTAGATATTGGAGATTTAGTCAGTTTCTACCGCAAAGCTAAACAGCGCTTTGATGAAGATGAGGCTTTTCAAGAGACTGCGCGACAGGAAGTTGTGAGATTACAAGCAGGTGCTGAAGATACGCTTCATGCTTGGAAACTTTTATGTGAACAGTCTCGGCGAGAGTTTCAGATAATTTATGATTTGCTGGATGTGCAAGTCATTGAACGGGGAGAATCGTTCTATAATCCCCAACTTCCTTCAGTGGTGGAAGATTTAACAAAATCTGGGTCACTGGTGGAGAATCAAGGCGCTAAGGTGGTTTTCCTGGAAGGTTTTACTAACCGGGAAGGCGAACCTATGCCTTTGATTGTGCAAAAATCGGACGGTGGTTATAACTACGCGACTACAGATTTAGCAGCTTTGCGTTACCGGATTCAGCAAGATGAAGCTAAACGAATCATTTATGTAACGGATTCTGGACAAAGTAACCATTTTGCTCAATTCTTCCAAGTCGCACGCAAGGCGGGATGGGTTCCTGATGATGTGGAACTGGTTCATGTTCCCTTTGGTTTGGTATTAGGGGAAGATGGGAAAAAATTTAAAACTCGTTCTGGTGATACTGTCAGGTTACGGGATTTATTAGATGAGGCTGTGATTCGCGCCCGTGCAGATTTAGAAGCTAGATTAAAGGAAGAAGAACGAGAAGAAACTGAAGAATTTATTAGTGAAGTTGCTGAGATAGTTGGTATCAGTGCGGTTAAATATGCTGATTTAAGTCAGAATCGTACCAGTGACTATATTTTTAGCTACGATAAGATGCTGGATCTGAAGGGGAATACTGCTCCCTATATGTTGTATGCTTATGCACGGATTCAGGGAATTAGCCGCAAGGGTGGGATTAATTTTGCTGAGTTGGGTGAGAATGTGAAGGTGCTTTTGCAGCATGACACGGAGTTGGCTTTGGCTAAGTATTTACTGCAATTGGATCGGGTGATTGGTAGTGTTGAGCAAGAGTTGCTACCTAATCGTTTATGTGAATATTTGTATGAGTTGAGTAAGAAGTTTAATCAGTTTTATGATCGGAATCAGGGGGTACGGGTGCTTGAAGCTGAGGAACCTTTACGGACTTCTCGTTTGGTTTTGTGTGATTTGACTGCTAGAACTTTGCGGTTGGGTTTGGATTTGCTGGGGATTCAGGTGTTGGAGAGGATGTAGGAGGGAGTTTTAACGCAAAGGGGCGCGGAGGTAACGCAGAGGTGCGCGGAGAGTTTTTGGCTGGGTTTCGATGGGGGTGACGTTTCCTTTTATTATGGGTAGTAATACTAATCTCTATGTGCGATCGCTATGACTGATAAGGAAATTAAACAGTTAATGGAGAGTAATGCTAAAACTGTTCAGGCGATGTTGGATGAAATTGCTGATGCTCGTCAGGAACGTCAAGAATTGCGGGAGGGTATGGTACAACTCCAAAATGCTGTGGCAAAGTTGACTAATATACAGGAGTCCATCGCTAATTTATTGGTTTCTTTGGATGGCGATCGCCCTACTATTTTGAAGAAACTCACGGCTATTGAGTGTAAGCTGGATCAGTTATTGCCAGAAGAATTCACAGATGAAGCTGAATAAGTAACCTCACACGAGTTGGTGAGGCTATCTGCTTAATTTTCAATCAAAACGGTGACAGATGCGACAGCTATCAACATTTCGTCATTTTTGTCGTTGAGTGAGGCGATCGCTTTTCCTTGTACTACCATTCCCCCAGATTCTACGGTTAAGGTTTTCCGCCCAAAGGGTAGTACGGCTAAGACTTCTGCTTCTCTGACTTGTTCGGGATAGGGAACGGCTACCTGTACTTCTACAATCATTTCGTTGGGATCGTTCAAACCGGCGACTTCCCAAACACCAGGTAAGGCGTTGTGGGCGATCGCATTACGCACTGCTCTTGCTGCTGCTACTGTGGGTTCCTGTCCATGTTGATCTATCCCCATACCCATTTCAATAATTAAGCGTTTACGCACCACAGCTACCTCCTGAATATATTCCACTTTTCACTGTATCGCTCAACAGGGCTACAAGTGTTAATTTAGTCTGATTACATTTGTTCTTCTTCGTAGAACCAAATTTCTGCCAACAAACTTAAACCCATGAGCCAAAGAAAACAGCAAACAGCAAACCAAAATATTCCCATCATTTCTATCACTTCCAATTAAGCTGATGACTTTCATTTACCCATTAGCCCAATATTGACTAATTAGCAAAATGTTAGCCATGACACAAGTGTTTTTATGAAAATTGACTATATTATGAGTAAATTATTACTCTAAATCTGCAAAATTGGTAATTTATGTTATAAAAATAAATCTTTGTATTTCTCACTGCTTAGGGACTGATTTTATTTACTTTGCTGTTATTGTTGTTACCGTAATAGAAAAAATAATTAATTTTCAGGCAAATTATCCAGGTTAAAGGGTCTGGGCTAAAATAGGGGCATTGGGGTAAAAATCTCTGCGAATAGTTTCAAGAAATGACCAATTTTTACCCAATTCAGTAACAATGTCTCAAGAGAATAACGAATCAATCCAAATTCAGCAAATAGCTAGTCTCAAACCAAAACATTTTGCTGATTTAATTAGAGCAGCTCAGTTAATTTTTGACCCGGCTGCGGGACTTACAATTAGACAGGTAGAAGTTAACTGGCAAGATTTCGGCATTCCTAAAGATGTAGAACACAATCTCAAAGACTTGGGTTTGCACTATCAATATGCTTCTCCTCATATTCCTGGCGATGTTATTTGGAGTCAATTAACTCCGGAAACTAGAATTTGGTTTCTCAATAATAAAGATG encodes:
- a CDS encoding Lin0512 family protein — protein: MVRKRLIIEMGMGIDQHGQEPTVAAARAVRNAIAHNALPGVWEVAGLNDPNEMIVEVQVAVPYPEQVREAEVLAVLPFGRKTLTVESGGMVVQGKAIASLNDKNDEMLIAVASVTVLIEN
- the nadC gene encoding carboxylating nicotinate-nucleotide diphosphorylase, yielding MSKFGVLPPWVVLDPLLRGWLLEDIGRGDRTTNSLLSEDVTPGTAKWVAKAPGIIAGLPVAARVFELLNEKVIFEVVVADGTRCEPGQVIAEIHGSLDALLMGERVALNLAMGLSGISTLTHIYVERIADLPAQLVDTRKTTPGLRLLEKYATAVGGAMNHRIGLDDAVMIKDNHIAAAGGIAEAITRIRSRIPFPLTIEVETESLEQVKVALEHKADIIMLDNMPVDMMRQAVELIRQQDSRVKIEASGNVTLETIRTVAETGVDYISSSAPITQSKWLDLSMRITV
- the argS gene encoding arginine--tRNA ligase — translated: MNATQEQLKLKLEQALVAAFGDEYAGVDPILVTASNPKFGDYQANVALSLSKRLGQQPRAIASAIVEKLDVSNFCETPEIAGPGFINLKLKVAYLEAQLNAIQADSRLGVPKTETPKREIVDFSSPNIAKEMHVGHLRSTIIGDSIARILEFQGHDVLRLNHVGDWGTQFGMLITYLREVYPEALTTANALDIGDLVSFYRKAKQRFDEDEAFQETARQEVVRLQAGAEDTLHAWKLLCEQSRREFQIIYDLLDVQVIERGESFYNPQLPSVVEDLTKSGSLVENQGAKVVFLEGFTNREGEPMPLIVQKSDGGYNYATTDLAALRYRIQQDEAKRIIYVTDSGQSNHFAQFFQVARKAGWVPDDVELVHVPFGLVLGEDGKKFKTRSGDTVRLRDLLDEAVIRARADLEARLKEEEREETEEFISEVAEIVGISAVKYADLSQNRTSDYIFSYDKMLDLKGNTAPYMLYAYARIQGISRKGGINFAELGENVKVLLQHDTELALAKYLLQLDRVIGSVEQELLPNRLCEYLYELSKKFNQFYDRNQGVRVLEAEEPLRTSRLVLCDLTARTLRLGLDLLGIQVLERM